Genomic DNA from Lactuca sativa cultivar Salinas chromosome 8, Lsat_Salinas_v11, whole genome shotgun sequence:
CATTGTAACTCCATTGACAATGATCTATAAAAGTCAACCCATAACATTCATTGTGTACAATATGAAACATTATAATTAACATTAGCATGTTGCTAACCTTTTAAAGGCTCAAGAACAAGGAATATGAAACATTATAATTAACATTAGCATGTTGCTAACCTTTTAAAGGCTCAAGAACAACGTCTCCAGTAACATACACAATCTCAATAAGGAATCTTGGTCCAAAATTAGGTTCCTCCACAAACTTCAAAAACTTCCACTCTACTCCATTGACTGATTCAAAACCTGCTTGTCCCAAAACCTAAGATCAGGCAAGTAACTTGTATATTACATTGACATGCAATAACATCATTTAGAAGTTGATATCATGATAAAATTCCATAAACCCTACTCtctcccttccaaaatcaaatatGTGGCTTTTGGTCCAAAGATCTGATGAATTATTCATTAAGAAATGCGATAATATGAAAGATAGAGTAGAGGAGTCACCTTCCAGAATTAGTACAGACCACAAGCTATTGCTAGCCAAAGAATCGTTAGGTTCTTGAACATTGAAAAGAAAACCAAGAGTATTAAACAATAAAATATGGTTTGAATTCTTGATCTCGAAACCTTACCAAGGTTtgtttatcttaaaagaaatgGAAATATAAGGATGTTAGATTACCAGATGGAGGTTCTTGGTGGTGAAGTCGAAGAATGGGTGGAAAAGTAACGCTAAGGTCGGTAGAAGATAAGTAACCCTAAGGTCGTCGAAGGACAATTGAGTCGTCGGCAAAGCGAGGAAAGGTCACCGAACAGATCGATTGCAGAGAGAATGTAATAAGTGAGTGAGTGTTTTTAGTGTTCTTCAAAAAAAACCCTAGAATTAATAGTTTCCCAATTTTGTGATAAGAAATGCGCGTTTGAATAGGACACACATTTAAGATAAGTGTCATCCGTGCTCATAATTTTTTTtctggacactaattttagggcacgcaaacatgcatgtcctctatccttcatatTTTGGGAAGCGgacattatttttaggacacGCAAAAAATGTGAATCGTAAATCAGTGTGTGTCATTGTTTGCATGTCATTAAAGGGTTGCTTTCTAGTAGTGATACTAATTGTGCAAGAAGAGTATAAAAAAGTGTTCAAAGACACATGGATCTATGAATGCAATCTTACTCTAGTTCTAATGGATCCAAATGTGTAATTCTCGAAAGGAGGGGGAGGGGGCAAGACACAGCTGCAACTGATTATCTAAGCCTAGTTGGTAGATTGAAATATTTACTTTAAACTAGGGTTGATTTGGCTTCCTTAGTTAGCATTTCTAGTTGTTATATGCAAACTCCACAAATGGATGCTAGAAAACAAATATTACAATATGTAAAAGGTACTATCGAATatgggatttgttacagtcgcAATAATCTAACAAGTTTAGTAAGCTATTGTGATAGTTGTCATAAcattgatcaagaagatgaaaGAAGTACTGTCGGAGATTATTTTACTTTGGTGAATTAGCAATCACATGGTGTTCTAGAAAACAAGAAACAATGGCATTATCATCTTGTGAAGCTGAGTATATGGCTGCTTCTGCAATAACTTGTCATGCAGTTTGGTTACGAGATCTTTTGGGAGAAATAACGGGCTCTTGAGTACAATAAATGGTAATTAAAGTTGAcaacacatcaacaatttcaataaTCAAAAACCCAGCTTTCCATGGTCAGAGCAAGCACATCAAATCTTGTTTCCACTATATACGAGAACGAGTTGAAGATAATGAGATCATAATCGATCGTGTCAATGGAAAGGAACACTGATATGACATTTTGAGAGAGGCGTTAGCTAAGATAAAGTTCGTTGAAATGCGCAAGCTGCTAGGGTCGAAGACCTCTCAATTTCTATTCGGAAATTACGGGGTGATTATTGATAATTTCCGGTTTTACCCTTTCCATACACGATGACGTGTAGGAAGGGAACATCCTTCGGCCAACAAGGAAACCTAAGATGATGCTTAGGGTTTACGCATATCGTTTTGCCTAGGGAACAAGCATTTATTATATATGGCAAGTTTGTATTCAAGTAAGAAAGAAACTAGGATGCTATTATTAGCTATTTAGATATCGAAACTTCTAGGTTTTGATTATCAGATCAAAGAGAGAGCAAGAAACGAGAAATTGTAATCCAGTTCTAAGTTATTTTTTGAATTGCAATCAGAGATCAATCATTTTATTCTCGTGTTCATATTTTTCTGCTGACCAACTATTCTTTCATAAATCAAGGGAAAGTATATACCTAATATATGAAAATCATGGAGATGTTTGGACGTTGGCACATGACAAAATAGATATACACAATATTAAAGAGATAAAGATGTACAATATTAAATTTGGTTTGTATATGTTTCCGGTCTGGCCAAGCTTTTCTTTTCTTGGGTGTGGTGTATCAACAGAAACCTTGTTGCGTTAACACATCATCAATCGTCATTTAACAAACCGTGAAACGTTATCTTTCCATCCAATACTAGGACAACAAAATTTGATGATTTTGTACGCCTCTTCGATAGCACCAAGGATCCTTGCATATCTATATCATTAGGGGTTTCCACACATGGTAACTCcgatacattaataataataaggttaTCAAAGTTACAAACCGAAACACAATAgggaaatgaagaaaaaaaacaatTCATAGAAGTGAATACCCAAATAGTTTAATTCTTGCTTTACACACTCTTCGGTAAGTTTACTTTCCTCAAAATTAAGTGAGCACCATACTGAGGTTGGAGAGTGATGATAGATTGAGGGGCATGTGAGTAAGATGGTGAAAGCACGAAAGAAAATCGTTGTAGAATTATAGCCATTGCGATTTTGGCTTCCAACATAGCAAAGTTTTGTCCGATACATATACGAGGCCCCCCACCGAATGGGAAATAAGAATGTTGGCCCCTAGTTGTTGCATTTGAGACACCTTGAGAGAATCTTTGTGGGTTGAATTCCATGGCATCATCGCCCCATGTTTCTTGATCATGGTGCATTGCTAATATCGGCATTATGACCAGTGTTCCTTCAGGAAGATTTATGCCAGCTACCTTGGTTTCCTTGATGCACATTCGATACAATGCTGTCACTCCTGGGTACAACCTTAGAACCTCGAGCAATATCATATTTAccttaaaaaaacaaaattcatgaaaatatgACATTACATTTCGTTAAGAAAACAATCCAAATGATGAGAAATGTGAACTAACAATTTTTAGGCGGCTCAGTCCATCAATATTTGGTTGGTTATGTGCAAAAACTTGAAAAACTTCTTCTCTTGCAAGCTCTTGCCAATCTGGATATCTGCTCAATAAAACCATCGTCCATACAAGTAAATTACCCACAGTTTCATGGCCTGCAAAGTAGAAAAGTTTACACTCTTCGATGATTTCATCAATGCTCATTCCAAATTTTTTGTTTCCAGTTTCCTGAATCTCATTGTAGTTCGACTGTAACAATATGCCTAATAAGTCATCGTGCATGCTTTTTCCTGCTTCCATTGCAATTGTTCGTTTATGGATCATATCCTTTATCAAAGTCTTCACTTCATGATCGATCTCCTCCATTCTTTTGTTCCTTGAGTTTGGAAGGAATCTAGGTAATCAAGATTTTAATTAGCTCAGTGATAGTAAAGTCATAATTTTTGGGTGTTTTTCTTATAATTGCTATTATATTCAGATGAGTGTGTGTAAGTATACGTACATTTTATCTATAATTCGAAAACAAATATTGGATTATACATGATAAAATCTACCTCGATCCAGGGATGTATAAAGATTGTATCACATGCATAAGTATAGAACCTATTTCATTCTGAAGGTCAAAAATCCTTACACCTTCCTCATAGCTACTACCAAATGCAGTACGTGAAATCACATCGCCTGATAACGTTTGAAGATGGGGAAATACATCCAACTCCAACGATTCTTCATTCGAAAACAATGTCTCCCACCTCTTTATCATCTCACAGCAACTTAAACACATAGCCGGTGCCATTAACTGCATCCAAGTAATTAAAACGCAAATCATGGTTATACTTTTAGAACTTAATAACAGATAAACTTTAATAATATTAGATATATTGAGTCTTTTGATTTTCTCTGCAAAATGGTTGTGTCAAGTCAAACCTTTAATTTCTCGGCATGGAAAGTAGGATTGATAATTTTTCTATGTTTAGACCATTTATCTCCTTCATAATCTATTACGCCCGTTGATAGTATCTTAATATACGGGTTGTTTTTCCTAGGTTTTTGAAATTCATTCATGCGGGATAAGACGTCCCTCACGACTTCCGGATCAATTATGTGCAATGTTGGCACCGGTCCGAACCATGCAAAGAAAATATTACCTATAAAACAAGCAAACCTCAATAAAgatcatgtatgtatgtatgtatgtatgtatgtatgtatgtatgtatgtatgttttatGAAGCACCATAGGTTTGAATTGCCCTATGAACAAAGGGCATGACTCTAGGCATGATATCATCACAAAGATTCATGGGCTCTAGCTTTGTTGTCTGCATGATCTCTTTTGTATCTCCAAAGAGTAGCTTGTAGGAGGTGCCTGTGAGACCTTGCTGCCTTAGGCATTTTTCAAGCCTTTTTGGTTTGAACCATACCCACTCCAACATTTTCCATGGCACCGCCATTGCCATAGCCACAGCACACCAGCTTGCAACCCACCGGTATTGGCTCATTATTTCCATTTGAGAATCTAAGAGAGACAAAGATTGTAATTATGTTGTATTAATATTTTTGGATGTCAAGTGGAGGTAATATTATAATAAACTCAATGCATTGCTTTTATCAGCGGAATAGGGCATAGCAAGAAAGTTTAAATATAATGTGTACACATATAAGTCCAAAAACGGATATTCCTAGGTAGAATATCAATAGCGTTATTATTATGGAGAATTTTGTTGGGCTAATTTTAGTTGAGCCAGATGGAACCAAGTAAAAGTTACAATATTTATGGGAAAAGACAACTTtagaaataataaaaatttaactATTCACTTGGATATGGAAGAGTGGCGGAGTTAGAGTTACATAGACCGTAggatgctacattattcctaatatatatatatatatatatatatatatatatatatatatatatatatatatatatatatatatatatatatatatatatatttcattattTGTAAACATACTCTATGAATATATGTTATATTGTACCCCAGCTAAAGAGAATGTATCATATTTATAATAATTTGGATATGATAActacataaaatatatattttccggTTGCTACATCAAGTGTAGAGATAATAAGTTGTAGAATAACATGAATGATcgaattttaaataattatgtaGTCATTTTTATTTAGAATGCTATAGATCGGTTCTTGATGAAGATATCATAGATTGATTTCAAGACATGACGACTAGACAGATTTGATTGTAACTTTtgctttaattatatatatttatttcaatttacaaCTTTAAATATTAAGAAATTATTTGCGTTTACTATTTTGAATCTTGAGAATTCTTGTATCCTGTATCAAAATTTATGACTCCGCCACTATGGAAGACATATGGGTCTGTAATAAATTTCCACACTCTAACTTGACTTGGCACtaaagtgttaattagggtgCATTAATTGGGTTCGggatgctacattattcctaatatatatatatatatatatatatatatatatatatatatatatatatatatatatatatatatatatataaaattcattATTTGTAAACATACTCTATGAGTATATGTTATATTGTACCCCAGCTAAAGGGAATGTATCATATTTATATTAATTTGGATATGATAActacataaaatatatatttttcggttgttacatCAAGTGTAGAGATAATAAGTTGTAGAATAACATGGATGATcgaattttaaataattatttagtcaTTTTTATTTAGAATGCTATAGACTCGTTCTTGATGAAGATATCATAGATTGATTTCAAGACATGACGACTAGACAGATTTAATTGTAACTTTTgcttaaattatatatatttatttcaatttacgACTTTAAATATTAAGAAATTATTTGCATTTACTATTTTGAATCTTGAGAATTCTTGTATCCCGTATCAAAATTTCTGACTCTGCCATTATGGAAGACGTATGGGTCTGTAATAAATTTCCACACTCTAACTTGACTTGGCACtaaagtgttaattagggtgCATTAAATGGGTTCGGGATGGCTTGGGAAGGGATGAGGGGTTCGGTACCAAAGAAGTAGAACCTAAAACGGGTTGTTCtattttttattcttcttttaaTTGTTGTCAATAATGGCTCTTCTTTTAATTGGTTAAACAAACTTTACAAATATCAACTCCATATGTCTTCTCATTTTTCACACCAATTTCTACTAGATTCTAAACATTCTTATTCCAAATTGATTGAAATTGCGGCAAGTCTAAAACAACGGGTTCAAGAAGGAAAATTCACGCTACGAGTAGACAAGATCAACAAAATAATAACAATTAATTCCCATAATTTCTACAATACCCAACCCAATTCTCATAACCTCTACAATTTTCAATATAACATTCATAAAATAATTTTCAACTCATGCAACAACCAATATTTAATTCATTCCAAAATTCAAACATAAAATCTACCATCGACCCCAAGTCCAAGAGTCTAACGAGGAAAGATAATAAACTCAATCCAAACAAACCCATAATTCCAAGAAGAAATCTACGAGTCACCAGAAAGAACTCCCCCCCCCCTACATATACATGTAAGGGACAGCTCAACCTTACATTTTTCTAAGTTAGGGCTTAGGGCCTCTTACTCTCCGAACTAAACTCAATATTAATATATCTCAAATATCAATTAGTCCATTACTAATTGTCCAATAGGTCACAACTCAGTGAGCGATCTTGATTCTTGAAGACGGAACGCATGCGGCACATCAGTGCGATCTTGAAAACCGAACCGCCACATttatcttatattcttatatcTTGATTCTCAGTTGTTCAAATCTTCAACGCCAAACGGTATGTGTTTCGCTTCTTTCCACTTTTCCATTATCCaaagtgtaacatccaaaaatacggccaaaaaaatttgtttgcaaaacattatataaaaaaatagaaaactgtAATCATTCTAATCAATAAGAAAACCAAGtgtcatgtatctcaaaatatcatataaaacATTGTATCAAAATAAATGCTAAAATATTAGAGTCTCAGGTAATCgcaatcaccccgagctcttcctcttgctaccggaagtacctgaaaccaaaactgaaaactgtaagcacgaagcttagtgagctccac
This window encodes:
- the LOC111900622 gene encoding cytochrome P450 CYP72A219, which produces MEIMSQYRWVASWCAVAMAMAVPWKMLEWVWFKPKRLEKCLRQQGLTGTSYKLLFGDTKEIMQTTKLEPMNLCDDIMPRVMPFVHRAIQTYGNIFFAWFGPVPTLHIIDPEVVRDVLSRMNEFQKPRKNNPYIKILSTGVIDYEGDKWSKHRKIINPTFHAEKLKLMAPAMCLSCCEMIKRWETLFSNEESLELDVFPHLQTLSGDVISRTAFGSSYEEGVRIFDLQNEIGSILMHVIQSLYIPGSRFLPNSRNKRMEEIDHEVKTLIKDMIHKRTIAMEAGKSMHDDLLGILLQSNYNEIQETGNKKFGMSIDEIIEECKLFYFAGHETVGNLLVWTMVLLSRYPDWQELAREEVFQVFAHNQPNIDGLSRLKIVNMILLEVLRLYPGVTALYRMCIKETKVAGINLPEGTLVIMPILAMHHDQETWGDDAMEFNPQRFSQGVSNATTRGQHSYFPFGGGPRICIGQNFAMLEAKIAMAIILQRFSFVLSPSYSHAPQSIITLQPQYGAHLILRKVNLPKSV